The following DNA comes from Cellulomonas soli.
GCGCGAGGAGATCGCTGCCGGCCGCGCGCTGAGCGCCGCCGGGCGGGCCGGGGGTGCCGCATGAGCGGGGCGTCGGGACGCATCAACGTCATGCAGCCGTGGTTCGGGCCCGAGGAGATCGCGGCCGTCAGCGAGGTCATCGCCTCCGGCTGGGTCGCGCAGGGCCCCAAGGTCGCGCAGTTCGAGACCGAGTTCGCCCACGCGCAGCAGGTCGCGCACGCTGTGGCGACCTCCTCGTGCACGACCGTGCTGCACCTCGCGCTCGTCGTGGCGGGCGTGCAGGCCGGGGACGACGTGGTCCTGCCCTCGTTCTCGTTCGTCGCGACCGCGAACGCACCGGTCTACGTCGGCGCGCGTCCTGTCTTCGCCGACGTCGACCCGGTGACGGGCAACGTCACGGCGGCGAGCGTCGAGGCCGTGCTGACCGACCGCACCCGCGCGGTGATCGTGGTCGACCAGGGCGGGGTGCCCGTCGACCTCGACGCGATCCGTGCCGTGACCGACCCGCGCGGGATCGTCGTCGTCGAGGACGCCGCGTGCGGTGCCGGCTCGACGTACCGGGGCCGCCCGGTCGGTGCCGGTGCCGAGGTCACCGCGTGGTCGTTCCACCCGCGCAAGATCGTCACGACGGGCGAGGGCGGCATGCTCACGACGTCGAACCCGGAGTGGGCCGCACGCGCCCGCCGCCTGCGCGAGCACGCCATGAGCGTCTCGGCGGCCGACCGGCACGCGAGCGTCCTGGCACCGGCCGAGCAGTACCTCGAGGTCGGCTACAACTACCGGATGACGGACCTGCAGGCCGCCGTCGGGATCGTGCAGCTCGGCCGCCTGCCGGAGGTCGTCGACCGCCGGCGGCAGATCGCGGCGACGTACGCCAAGCAGATCGCCGAGCTGCCCGGCCTGCGGGCCGTGGCCGACCCGGCGTGGGGCACGTGCAACTTCCAGTCGTTCTGGGTCGAGGTCGGCGAGGGGTACCCGGTGGACCGGGACGGGCTGCTGGCGCACCTGGCGGCGGCCGACGTGTCCGCCCGGCGCGGCATCATGGCGGCGCACCGGCAGCCCGCGCACGCCGCGGTGCCGCACGGGCCGCTGCCGGTGACCGAGCACCTCACGGACAGCACGCTGATCCTGCCGGTGTTCCACCAGATGTCGGAGTCCGAGCAGGCGCGGGTCGTCGACGCGCTGCGCTCGGCCGGGCGCGGGGCCTGACCGTGGCGCCCCCGCTGCTGCTCGTCGCCGCGAGCGGACTGGCGCGCGAGGTGCTCGCCTGCCTGCGCACGCACGCGATCGCGCCGGTCATCGGCTTCCTCGACGACGACCCGGCCCGGCAGGGCACCCTGGTCGACGGGGTCCCCGTTCTCGGTGGGCTCGAGGCCGTCCGTGAGCACCCGTACGCCGAGATCCTGGTGTGCGCGGGCAGCGGCGCGGCGCGCGAGGCGATCGTCGAGCGGCTCGTGCACCTGGGCGTCGGGCCGCTGCGGTACGCCACGCTGGTTCACCCTGGCGTCGAGGTGCCGCACGGCTGCGAGATCGGCGCCGGAGCGATCGTGCTCGCGGGCGTGGTGCTGACCACCGACGTGACGATCGGCGAGCACGTGGTCGTCATGCCGAACGTCACCCTCACGCACGACTGCGTGCTGCAGGACTACTCGACCGTGTGCGCCGGCGTCGCCCTCGGCGGCAGCGTCGTGGTGGGGCACGGCGCGTACGTCGGCATGAACGCCTCGGTGCGCCAGTCGGTGCACGTGGGCGAGCACGCGACCCTGGGCATGGGTGCCGTGCTGCTCACCGACCAGCCCGACCACGAGACGTGGGCGGGGGTGCCCGCCCGGGCGATCGGCGCCACGGCGCGCACCGCGGCGTCGACCGCGACGTCGACCGCGACGCCGGCCGCCGGTGACGCCGCAGCGGTGCAGGACGGGACGGACGCGACGGCACGGGCAGCAGCTCCGGTGCCGCAGGACAGCTGGCCGACCGGGATGCCCGCGGCCACCATCGAGGGAGGGGCGGTCGCACGATGAGGATCCCGCTGGTTGATCTGGGGGCGCAGCAGCGCGAGATCGACGACGAGGTGAAGGCCGGGCTGGACGAGGTCTTCGGCGCGACCGCCTTCATCGGCGGTCCCGCCGTCGGACGCTTCGAGGCGGCGTACGCGCAGTACGTCGGCGCGACCCACTGCGTGGGGGTCGCCAACGGCACGGACGCGATCGAGCTGGCGCTGCGCGCCGTCGGCGTGCGCCCGGGCGGCGAGGTGATCCTGCCCGCCAACACGTTCATCGCGACGGCCGAGGCCGTCTCGCGGCTGGGCGGCGTGCCCGTGCTCGTCGACGTGGACCCCGTCCACCTGCTCATCGACCCCGCGGCCGTGCGTGCCGCCGTGGGCCCGCGCACCGAGGCGATCGTGCCGGTGCACCTGTTCGGGCAGCTGGCCGCGGTCGAGGAGATCGGGAAGATCGCAGCCGACGCCGGCGTGCCGATGGTCGAGGACGCCGCGCAGGCCCAGGGTGCCCGCCGTGAGGGGCGTGCCGCGGGGTCGTTCGGGCTGGCGGCCGGGACGAGCTTCTACCCGGGCAAGAACCTGGGTGCGGCCGGTGACGCCGGCGCCGTGACCACGTCGGACGGCGAGGTCGCCCGGGCCGTGCGCGTGCTCGGGGCGCACGGGTCCGCCGCGAAGTACGACCACGAGGTCATCGGCATGAACTCGCGTCTGGACACCGTCCAGGCCGTCGTGCTCGAGGCCAAGCTGCGTCGCCTGGAGACGTGGAACGACGCGCGCCGGGCCGCTGCCGCACGGTACGAGGCGCTGCTGGCCGACGTGCCCGGCGTGACCACGCCTGCCGTGGTCCCGGGCAACGAGGACGTCTGGCACCTGTACGTCGTCCAGGTCGACGAGCGTGACCGGGTGCTGGCCGAGCTCAACGCCGCCGGCATCGGTGCGGGCATCCACTACCCGACCCCCGTGCACCTGACCGGCGCGTACGCGCACCTGGGCCACGGGGCCGGTGCGTTCCCCGTCGCCGAGGCCGCCGCCGACCGGATCGTGTCGCTGCCGATGTTCCCGCACCTGACCGTCGAGCAGCAGGAGGCGGTCGTCGACCGTCTCTCGCAGGCGGTGCGCGGGTCGCACGGATGACGCAGACATGCCCGTTCACCTGTCCGCCCACCGCGTGACCGG
Coding sequences within:
- a CDS encoding DegT/DnrJ/EryC1/StrS family aminotransferase, which gives rise to MSGASGRINVMQPWFGPEEIAAVSEVIASGWVAQGPKVAQFETEFAHAQQVAHAVATSSCTTVLHLALVVAGVQAGDDVVLPSFSFVATANAPVYVGARPVFADVDPVTGNVTAASVEAVLTDRTRAVIVVDQGGVPVDLDAIRAVTDPRGIVVVEDAACGAGSTYRGRPVGAGAEVTAWSFHPRKIVTTGEGGMLTTSNPEWAARARRLREHAMSVSAADRHASVLAPAEQYLEVGYNYRMTDLQAAVGIVQLGRLPEVVDRRRQIAATYAKQIAELPGLRAVADPAWGTCNFQSFWVEVGEGYPVDRDGLLAHLAAADVSARRGIMAAHRQPAHAAVPHGPLPVTEHLTDSTLILPVFHQMSESEQARVVDALRSAGRGA
- a CDS encoding DegT/DnrJ/EryC1/StrS family aminotransferase, whose product is MRIPLVDLGAQQREIDDEVKAGLDEVFGATAFIGGPAVGRFEAAYAQYVGATHCVGVANGTDAIELALRAVGVRPGGEVILPANTFIATAEAVSRLGGVPVLVDVDPVHLLIDPAAVRAAVGPRTEAIVPVHLFGQLAAVEEIGKIAADAGVPMVEDAAQAQGARREGRAAGSFGLAAGTSFYPGKNLGAAGDAGAVTTSDGEVARAVRVLGAHGSAAKYDHEVIGMNSRLDTVQAVVLEAKLRRLETWNDARRAAAARYEALLADVPGVTTPAVVPGNEDVWHLYVVQVDERDRVLAELNAAGIGAGIHYPTPVHLTGAYAHLGHGAGAFPVAEAAADRIVSLPMFPHLTVEQQEAVVDRLSQAVRGSHG
- a CDS encoding acetyltransferase, producing MAPPLLLVAASGLAREVLACLRTHAIAPVIGFLDDDPARQGTLVDGVPVLGGLEAVREHPYAEILVCAGSGAAREAIVERLVHLGVGPLRYATLVHPGVEVPHGCEIGAGAIVLAGVVLTTDVTIGEHVVVMPNVTLTHDCVLQDYSTVCAGVALGGSVVVGHGAYVGMNASVRQSVHVGEHATLGMGAVLLTDQPDHETWAGVPARAIGATARTAASTATSTATPAAGDAAAVQDGTDATARAAAPVPQDSWPTGMPAATIEGGAVAR